The nucleotide sequence GAAATATAGGCGATGTCTTGCTCACAACTCCTTTGTTAGAAAATTTAAAACACTATTACCCTGATGCAAAGATACATTTTGCTTTAAATAAAGGCTGTGAGGCGATGATAGAGGGCAATCCAAATGTAGATAAAATCCATATATATGATAGAAATGAAGTAAAAAAGGCAACTATTTTTAAGCGTATTTATCTTGAATATAAATTTGCAAAAACTCTAAAAAATGAGAAATTCGATATTATTATCCAAACTACAAAAGGAGACCGAGGTCTCATCATAGCTAAGCTTTGCGGTGCAAAAACAGTTGTATCTTACTTGGCTAAAAATCGCATTTTTAATAAATTTATAACTCACAAAATAAAAGAACAAGGCTCTGCGCATACGGTACTAGCGAATTTAGACGCGCTCAAAGCTTTAGGATATGAGCCAAAAAATGCTAGAGTTAAGATATATTTTGATGACTACTCACAAGATTCTAAATTTAAAAATATACCAAATAAGTTTATACATATTCATCCTATGAGCAGATGGATTTTTAAATGTATAGATGATGAAACTTTGGCTAAAATAATAGATTTTTGCGAACTAAATTTAAATCAAAAAGTAGTATTAACCTGTGATAAAAACCGAGTTGAGCTTGAAAAAATGCAAAATATACTCAAAAACTGCATTACAAAACCTGTACTATTTTTAGGAAATTTGAGTTTAAAAGAAGTAGCTTTTTTAAGCTCAAAATCAGAACTCTTTATAGGGGTAGATACTGCGATTATGCATATAGCAGCAGCCAATAATGTGCCTTGCATAGCGTTTTTTGGACCTAGCGGAGCATTTCATTGGGGACCTTGGGATAACTCTTGTATAAAAAGCGGATATACGCA is from Campylobacter fetus subsp. testudinum 03-427 and encodes:
- the waaQ gene encoding heptosyltransferase III (Pfam match to PF01075.13 Glyco_transf_9), with translation MKILVMKFRNIGDVLLTTPLLENLKHYYPDAKIHFALNKGCEAMIEGNPNVDKIHIYDRNEVKKATIFKRIYLEYKFAKTLKNEKFDIIIQTTKGDRGLIIAKLCGAKTVVSYLAKNRIFNKFITHKIKEQGSAHTVLANLDALKALGYEPKNARVKIYFDDYSQDSKFKNIPNKFIHIHPMSRWIFKCIDDETLAKIIDFCELNLNQKVVLTCDKNRVELEKMQNILKNCITKPVLFLGNLSLKEVAFLSSKSELFIGVDTAIMHIAAANNVPCIAFFGPSGAFHWGPWDNSCIKSGYTQKNGIQTMGKHKVIQKNLDCVPCGKDGCNGSKRSDCLINLDLNLIKNSISQFFKAE